One segment of Desulfosudis oleivorans Hxd3 DNA contains the following:
- a CDS encoding nickel pincer cofactor-dependent isomerase, group 22: MDSRATTSFPSMALIRQALLRAPIVDLADAVERAIGPYLSARPVKPGARVALAVGSRGIFGIDTIVRVCVKALKDRGLEPFIVPAMGSHGGATADGQKKVLAGYGITGEAMGVPVVSDMDTMEIDRLSCGMPVRVSKTALEADYILPVNRVKPHTKFSGPIESGLAKMLAVGLGKADGAATIHRFAVAHSFGVIEQAAEVILQHCNVLCGLALVEDGCGNVSRIEAVAPEEMMEREKVLLKEAYATMARIPFDLLDILIVDRIGKNISGIGMDANVTGRHRDITGDFFVAPHARRIFVRDLAPESAGNANGIGLADFTTSRLVSAMDREKTYANALAAISPEKAAVPPWFDTDREALAACGRTCGCESFDTARIVRICDTFHLETFWVSKALESDMARIDGLERLIDWAPMAFDAEGNLSDGFE; encoded by the coding sequence ATGGACAGCCGGGCAACCACATCCTTTCCTTCCATGGCTCTCATCCGCCAGGCTCTTTTGCGGGCGCCGATCGTCGATCTGGCAGACGCGGTTGAGCGGGCAATCGGTCCGTACCTGTCGGCCCGGCCGGTAAAACCGGGGGCACGGGTGGCCCTGGCCGTTGGCAGCCGGGGCATTTTCGGCATCGACACCATTGTGCGGGTCTGCGTAAAGGCACTAAAGGACAGGGGACTTGAGCCGTTTATCGTGCCGGCCATGGGCAGCCATGGCGGGGCCACGGCCGACGGCCAGAAAAAGGTGCTGGCCGGTTACGGCATCACCGGGGAAGCCATGGGCGTGCCGGTTGTTTCCGATATGGATACCATGGAGATCGACCGGCTTTCCTGCGGCATGCCGGTACGGGTGTCCAAAACCGCGCTGGAAGCGGATTACATTCTTCCGGTCAACCGCGTCAAACCCCACACCAAGTTTTCCGGCCCCATTGAAAGCGGCCTTGCCAAAATGCTGGCCGTTGGCCTGGGAAAGGCCGATGGCGCGGCCACCATTCACCGGTTTGCAGTGGCCCACTCCTTTGGCGTGATTGAGCAGGCGGCGGAAGTGATCCTGCAACACTGCAACGTGCTGTGCGGACTTGCCCTGGTGGAGGACGGCTGCGGCAATGTATCGCGCATTGAGGCGGTGGCGCCAGAAGAGATGATGGAAAGAGAAAAGGTTCTTTTAAAAGAAGCGTACGCCACGATGGCCCGCATTCCATTTGATCTCCTGGATATTTTGATCGTTGACCGCATCGGCAAGAACATCAGCGGCATCGGCATGGACGCTAATGTGACGGGCCGTCACCGGGACATCACCGGCGATTTTTTTGTCGCTCCCCATGCCCGGCGCATCTTTGTAAGGGATCTGGCTCCCGAATCAGCGGGCAACGCCAACGGCATTGGCCTGGCCGATTTTACCACTTCCCGGCTGGTTTCCGCCATGGACCGGGAAAAGACCTATGCCAACGCTTTGGCCGCCATATCCCCGGAAAAGGCGGCTGTCCCTCCCTGGTTTGACACCGACCGGGAGGCCCTGGCCGCCTGTGGCCGGACCTGCGGGTGCGAGTCGTTTGACACGGCCCGCATCGTTCGCATTTGCGATACCTTCCACCTTGAAACGTTCTGGGTCTCCAAAGCCCTGGAATCGGACATGGCCCGGATCGACGGCCTGGAACGCCTTATCGATTGGGCCCCCATGGCTTTTGATGCCGAGGGCAACCTGTCCGACGGGTTTGAGTGA
- a CDS encoding methylated-DNA--[protein]-cysteine S-methyltransferase, giving the protein MTRQKAETAETVTVMVDTAFGKCGLVFRENPFTIVRVFLPGVSIRGRQGRAGGHPEEAQAVAQALVDYFDGKKVKLPWRWFDMSEATHNQQKVLRAVFDIAYGTVQSYGEVARRAGFTGGARFVGNTMANNRFPILIPCHRVIRADGALGGFGGGTDLKKRMIELEQKTVLRAVKYNASRFRSR; this is encoded by the coding sequence ATGACCAGACAAAAAGCAGAAACTGCCGAAACCGTCACTGTGATGGTCGACACCGCCTTTGGAAAATGCGGTCTGGTCTTTCGGGAAAACCCTTTTACCATTGTGCGGGTTTTTCTGCCCGGCGTATCCATAAGGGGCCGGCAGGGCAGGGCAGGAGGTCATCCTGAAGAGGCCCAGGCCGTGGCCCAGGCCCTGGTTGACTATTTTGACGGCAAAAAAGTAAAACTCCCCTGGCGCTGGTTTGACATGAGCGAGGCAACCCACAATCAGCAAAAAGTGCTGCGAGCCGTGTTTGACATTGCCTATGGAACGGTGCAAAGTTACGGCGAGGTCGCCCGGCGGGCCGGGTTTACCGGCGGGGCCCGGTTTGTGGGAAACACCATGGCAAACAACCGGTTTCCCATATTGATTCCCTGCCACCGGGTGATACGGGCCGACGGTGCTCTGGGCGGATTCGGCGGCGGCACGGACCTGAAAAAGAGAATGATTGAGTTGGAGCAAAAGACGGTTTTGCGTGCCGTCAAATATAATGCGTCTCGATTTCGATCCCGATAG
- a CDS encoding UvrD-helicase domain-containing protein codes for MRYIADLHIHSAYSRATSSDLDFEHLYIWAQIKGITVLATGDYTHPAWFAQISEKLVPAEPGLFRLKDDLAKVCDAEVPAACRRPVRFVLSTEISNIYKKAGAVRKNHNLVFMPGLKAAARFNAKLGAIGNIQSDGRPILGMDARNLLETALEVSSDAFFVPAHVWTPWFSLFGSRSGFDAIEACFEDLTDQVFALETGLSSDPPMNWRVSGIDGRTLISNSDAHSPANLGREANLFDTELSYGAMIDAMKTGDPDRFLGTYEFFPEEGKYHLDGHRDCGIRLHPAQTRQHQGLCPVCGKPLTLGVLYRVEELADRDEGSLPAKSHPFYSIIPLPEIISELVGVGPKSKKVVQAYRSVLERLGPEFDILYRLPAEEIVQSGLPLLDVAVSRMREGKVTRSAGYDGAYGRVTLFSDGEIERLKGEQHLFAVPNAPAPAKQVPLVAAPRQASLFEAPDVVPAPVVAEPENITAGLSTAQLAAVNHGAGPMVIVAGPGSGKTRTITCRMAHLIQARQVPAGAVLAITFTNRAAREMADRLAAMLGGNTDLPFVSTFHGFCLGLLREQGGFDAVVLDEYDRRILAKTVLKRAAAGKADGLPGPDRLLDMIASAKQAMLGPGDDLSGVARETAPDLLATLYGDYQALLAENSGCDYEDLICRAVDLLEGHKDVRQTAQQRFVYIFVDEYQDVNHAQYRLIQALAPAGGNICVIGDPDQAIYGFRGASAAYFQTFETDYPGAARFFLEKNYRSTQTIVSAAYHVITGQDDDPGRVRVYSDIAGVPVVTVARLASERAEAVFAGRTIERMVGGLGFHSVDFGKAGYEAPAGLGFADFAVLCRTRRQTEVFADVLESAGIPCHVVSKQRIYAARGVGEAISLLRLAEGQATFIDLEKAGGVLYGATAAKKQAVISAWAKERNLPAAEVLAATERFPVPGLSQAAQRRLAGAARTVAELKARTGHLPVAGRLRFLIENMEPLATLVNGSKKNREAFDAAVEAARPAGTDATAFFDTVALAADADAVMPGVDRVRLMTLHAAKGLEFAVVFVAGCEEDLVPFSGYGDRATDIDEERRLFYVAMTRAKERLFLTWAKNRTLYGKRKACTLSRFVADIEGDLKEQAEVETGRPPKDGHVQMELF; via the coding sequence ATGCGTTACATAGCGGACCTGCATATTCATTCAGCCTACTCACGGGCCACTTCGTCGGACCTGGATTTTGAGCATCTTTACATCTGGGCCCAGATCAAGGGCATCACCGTATTGGCCACCGGGGACTACACGCACCCGGCCTGGTTTGCCCAGATCTCTGAAAAGCTGGTGCCTGCCGAACCGGGCCTGTTTAGGCTCAAAGATGATCTGGCAAAGGTGTGTGATGCAGAGGTGCCGGCTGCGTGCCGAAGACCGGTGCGGTTTGTGCTGTCCACGGAGATCAGCAATATCTATAAAAAAGCCGGGGCCGTTCGAAAAAACCACAACCTGGTTTTCATGCCCGGTCTGAAGGCAGCGGCCCGGTTTAACGCGAAACTTGGTGCCATTGGCAACATTCAGTCCGACGGCCGGCCCATTCTTGGCATGGATGCCAGAAATCTTTTGGAAACGGCCCTTGAGGTCTCTTCGGACGCCTTTTTTGTGCCGGCCCATGTCTGGACCCCCTGGTTTTCCCTGTTCGGCTCCAGGTCGGGGTTTGACGCCATCGAAGCGTGTTTTGAGGACCTGACCGATCAGGTGTTTGCCCTGGAGACCGGGCTCTCGTCGGACCCGCCCATGAACTGGCGGGTGTCCGGCATTGACGGCCGGACCCTGATCTCCAACTCCGACGCCCACTCTCCGGCCAACCTGGGCCGGGAAGCCAACCTGTTTGACACCGAACTCTCCTACGGCGCCATGATAGATGCCATGAAAACCGGCGACCCGGACCGGTTCCTGGGCACCTACGAGTTTTTCCCGGAAGAGGGCAAGTATCACCTGGACGGGCACCGGGACTGCGGTATTCGCCTGCATCCGGCCCAGACCCGCCAGCACCAGGGGCTCTGCCCGGTGTGCGGAAAACCCCTGACCCTGGGCGTGCTCTACCGGGTGGAGGAGCTGGCCGACCGGGACGAGGGCAGCCTGCCCGCAAAGAGCCACCCCTTTTACAGCATCATTCCCCTGCCGGAGATAATTTCCGAACTGGTGGGGGTGGGCCCCAAGTCCAAAAAGGTGGTCCAGGCCTACCGGTCGGTGCTGGAGCGCCTGGGGCCGGAGTTTGACATTCTTTACCGGCTTCCCGCAGAAGAGATCGTTCAAAGCGGATTGCCCCTGCTGGATGTCGCTGTATCGCGCATGCGGGAGGGCAAGGTAACACGGTCTGCCGGTTATGACGGCGCCTACGGCCGGGTGACCCTTTTTTCAGACGGTGAGATCGAACGGCTCAAAGGCGAACAGCATCTTTTTGCCGTGCCAAATGCTCCTGCGCCGGCAAAACAGGTCCCGCTGGTTGCGGCTCCCCGCCAGGCCTCTCTTTTTGAGGCGCCGGACGTTGTTCCAGCCCCGGTCGTGGCCGAACCGGAAAACATAACCGCCGGTCTTAGCACGGCCCAACTGGCCGCAGTTAATCACGGCGCCGGCCCCATGGTGATCGTGGCCGGGCCGGGCTCGGGCAAGACCCGGACCATCACCTGCCGTATGGCCCACCTGATACAGGCACGGCAGGTGCCGGCCGGTGCGGTTCTGGCCATTACCTTTACCAATCGGGCGGCCCGGGAGATGGCCGATCGCCTGGCCGCCATGCTGGGCGGCAACACCGATCTTCCCTTTGTCTCCACCTTTCACGGGTTTTGCCTGGGCCTGCTGCGGGAGCAGGGCGGTTTTGACGCCGTGGTACTGGATGAGTATGACCGGCGTATCCTGGCAAAAACGGTGCTCAAACGGGCCGCGGCCGGCAAGGCGGATGGCCTGCCCGGTCCGGACCGGCTGCTGGACATGATTGCGTCGGCCAAGCAGGCCATGCTGGGGCCCGGTGATGACCTGTCGGGTGTGGCACGGGAGACGGCCCCCGATCTTCTGGCAACCCTTTACGGCGACTACCAGGCGTTGCTGGCCGAAAACAGCGGCTGCGATTACGAAGACCTGATCTGCCGGGCCGTGGACCTGCTGGAAGGCCATAAGGATGTGCGGCAGACCGCGCAGCAGCGGTTTGTTTATATATTCGTGGATGAGTACCAGGATGTGAACCACGCCCAGTACCGCCTGATCCAGGCACTGGCGCCGGCCGGCGGCAACATCTGCGTGATCGGGGATCCGGACCAGGCCATCTATGGGTTTCGCGGTGCCAGCGCCGCCTATTTCCAGACCTTTGAAACCGACTACCCCGGGGCCGCCCGCTTTTTTCTGGAAAAAAATTACCGCTCCACCCAGACCATTGTGTCCGCCGCTTATCATGTGATCACCGGTCAGGACGATGACCCGGGCCGGGTTCGGGTTTACTCGGACATTGCCGGTGTTCCCGTTGTCACCGTGGCAAGGCTTGCCTCGGAGCGGGCCGAGGCGGTTTTCGCGGGCCGGACCATTGAGCGAATGGTGGGGGGGCTCGGTTTTCATTCCGTTGATTTTGGCAAGGCCGGATACGAGGCCCCTGCCGGGCTCGGGTTTGCCGATTTTGCCGTGCTGTGCCGGACCCGTCGCCAGACGGAAGTTTTTGCCGATGTCCTTGAGTCAGCGGGCATTCCCTGCCACGTGGTGAGCAAACAGAGAATTTACGCGGCCCGGGGCGTGGGCGAAGCGATTTCCCTGCTGCGGCTGGCAGAAGGGCAGGCCACCTTTATCGACCTGGAAAAGGCCGGAGGAGTGCTTTACGGCGCCACCGCGGCAAAAAAGCAGGCTGTGATTTCCGCGTGGGCAAAAGAGCGCAACCTGCCGGCGGCCGAGGTCCTTGCCGCCACCGAGCGGTTTCCGGTGCCCGGCCTTTCCCAGGCGGCCCAGCGCCGGCTGGCCGGGGCGGCCCGCACCGTGGCGGAGTTAAAGGCCCGAACCGGCCATCTTCCGGTTGCCGGGCGGCTGCGCTTTCTGATAGAAAACATGGAACCGCTTGCGACCCTTGTAAACGGGAGTAAAAAGAATCGGGAAGCTTTTGACGCGGCGGTTGAAGCGGCCCGGCCCGCGGGCACGGACGCAACCGCTTTTTTTGATACCGTGGCCCTGGCCGCGGATGCCGATGCCGTTATGCCGGGTGTGGACCGGGTGCGGCTAATGACCCTGCACGCGGCCAAGGGCCTTGAGTTTGCCGTGGTGTTTGTGGCCGGCTGCGAAGAGGACCTGGTTCCGTTTTCGGGATATGGCGACAGGGCGACGGATATTGACGAGGAGCGGCGGCTTTTTTACGTGGCCATGACCCGGGCAAAAGAGCGGCTTTTTTTGACCTGGGCGAAAAACCGCACCCTTTACGGCAAAAGAAAGGCCTGCACCCTTTCCCGGTTCGTGGCGGATATCGAAGGCGACCTGAAGGAGCAGGCCGAGGTGGAAACAGGCAGGCCGCCCAAAGACGGGCATGTACAGATGGAACTGTTTTAA